Proteins encoded in a region of the Triticum dicoccoides isolate Atlit2015 ecotype Zavitan chromosome 3A, WEW_v2.0, whole genome shotgun sequence genome:
- the LOC119272859 gene encoding defensin Ec-AMP-D1-like — protein MDLSMKVVVVVLLLLVTAEDQGPVQLALARDCQSKSFKFKGMCVRDDNCASVCLVEGFTGGRCKGFWHRCYCTKDC, from the exons ATGGATCTCTCCATGAAGGTTGTTGTGGTTGTTCTCCTGCTTCTTGTGACCGCAG AGGACCAGGGACCAGTGCAGCTAGCTTTGGCGAGGGACTGTCAGTCAAAGAGCTTCAAGTTCAAGGGGATGTGTGTGCGCGATGATAACTGTGCAAGTGTTTGCCTGGTCGAGGGTTTCACCGGAGGCAGGTGCAAGGGCTTTTGGCACCGTTGTTACTGCACCAAGGACTGCTAG
- the LOC119272860 gene encoding defensin Tk-AMP-D3-like: MDLSMKVFVVVLLLLVAIEDQGPVQVALARDCKSQSYKFKGMCVRNDNCASVCLTEGFPRGKCKGFACSCYKDC, from the exons ATGGATCTCTCCATGAAAGTCTTTGTGGTCGTCCTCCTGCTTCTTGTGGCTATtg AGGACCAGGGACCAGTGCAAGTAGCTTTGGCGAGGGACTGCAAGTCACAGAGCTACAAGTTCAAGGGGATGTGCGTGCGCAATgacaattgtgcaagtgtttgcctGACCGAGGGTTTCCCCAGAGGCAAGTGCAAGGGCTTTGCATGTTCCTGCTACAAGGATTGCTAG